From Micromonospora rifamycinica, a single genomic window includes:
- a CDS encoding cellulose binding domain-containing protein yields MRRGLRLLGLATAALVAVVAAGSVVTAPASAESNGGVRVMPLGDSITDGFNVPGGYRIELWQRLVADGYRVDFVGSMFNGPSNLGDHDHEGHSGWTISQIDANVVNWLRTTTPRTVLLHIGTNDMYNASGAPARLSTLIDKITNTAPNADVFVATIIPRNGTESAVRTFNAAIPGIVQSKVSAGKRVHLVDMFSAVGTGDLADGIHPNATGYRKMATTWYNALRAVPGSLGGNTPTTPPTTAPPTTPPPTTPPPTTPPPTTPPPTTPPPSAGCRVAYTVNAWNSGLTASISVTNTSSTTVNGWALAFTLPGGQTITSGWNATYSPTSGAVTARNVSYNGTIAPNTSVDVGFQADHTGNAGRPSSFTLNGTACSVA; encoded by the coding sequence ATGCGTCGGGGTCTGCGCCTGCTGGGCCTGGCCACCGCCGCCCTCGTGGCCGTGGTCGCCGCCGGCTCGGTGGTGACCGCGCCCGCGAGCGCCGAATCCAACGGCGGGGTACGGGTGATGCCGCTCGGTGACTCGATCACCGACGGCTTCAACGTCCCCGGGGGCTACCGGATCGAGCTGTGGCAGCGGCTGGTCGCCGACGGCTACCGGGTCGACTTCGTCGGCTCGATGTTCAACGGCCCGTCCAACCTGGGCGACCACGACCACGAGGGCCACTCCGGCTGGACCATCTCCCAGATCGACGCCAACGTGGTGAACTGGCTGCGCACCACGACCCCGCGTACGGTGCTGCTGCACATCGGCACCAACGACATGTACAACGCCTCCGGCGCCCCGGCCCGGCTCTCCACCCTGATCGACAAGATCACCAACACCGCCCCGAACGCGGACGTCTTCGTCGCCACCATCATCCCGCGCAACGGCACCGAGTCGGCGGTACGCACCTTCAACGCGGCGATCCCCGGGATCGTGCAGAGCAAGGTCAGCGCCGGCAAGCGGGTGCACCTGGTGGACATGTTCAGCGCGGTGGGCACCGGCGACCTCGCCGACGGCATCCACCCGAACGCCACCGGCTACCGCAAGATGGCCACCACCTGGTACAACGCGCTGCGGGCGGTGCCGGGAAGCCTCGGCGGCAACACCCCGACCACCCCGCCGACCACCGCCCCGCCGACCACCCCGCCGCCGACCACGCCCCCGCCGACGACGCCGCCGCCCACCACGCCGCCGCCGACCACGCCGCCGCCCTCGGCGGGCTGCCGGGTCGCGTACACGGTCAACGCCTGGAACTCCGGGCTCACCGCCTCGATCAGCGTCACCAACACCAGCAGCACGACGGTCAACGGCTGGGCGCTGGCGTTCACCCTGCCCGGTGGGCAGACCATCACCAGCGGGTGGAACGCCACCTACTCGCCGACGAGCGGTGCGGTGACCGCCCGCAACGTCTCCTACAACGGCACCATCGCACCGAACACCTCGGTCGACGTCGGCTTCCAGGCCGACCACACCGGCAACGCCGGTCGACCGTCCTCGTTCACCCTCAACGGCACCGCCTGCAGCGTCGCCTGA